GACGCCGGGCGGGCGGCCGAGGGACGGATCCGGCGCGCTCGCCCCGGGGAGGATCAGGCCCAGTCGATGGGCGGCGTCGCGGCCGCCGAGGCCCGCATGACGGTCTGCGTGCGCGGGGCGCCGATGCGGCCCATGCCGACGCCGGAGGCCTCCGCCAACCCCGCGATGGAAGCGGCGCCGTGCCGGGACGCGGCGTGCACGACGATGGCCGCGCAGGCCCGTGCGTCGGCCAGCGCCTCGTGGTGCGCGAAGTCCTCGAAGCCCGCGGCCCGCGCGGCGACCGGCAGGCGGTACGACTCCAGCGCGTAGGTGCGGCGCGCGACCTGGAGGCTGCAGAGGTAGGAGTACGGCGGGGCGAGGAGCGCGGTCGCCCGGCACGCGCCCTGGATGACCCCCATGTCGAAGCGGGCGTTGTGCGCGACGAGGTGGTCGTCGCCCGCGAAGGCCATGAGGCGCGGCAGCTGGTCGGCCCAGCCGTCGGCGTCGGCCACGTCGTCCTCGACGATGCCGTGGATCCGCGTGTTCCAGACGGAGAAGGAGTCGTGCCCCGCGGGCGGCCGGATGAGCCACGACGCGGTGTCGACGACGACGCCGTC
The nucleotide sequence above comes from Clavibacter sp. B3I6. Encoded proteins:
- a CDS encoding 3'-5' exonuclease gives rise to the protein MPLDFTAIDFETANNSSASACSVGLVKVRDGVVVDTASWLIRPPAGHDSFSVWNTRIHGIVEDDVADADGWADQLPRLMAFAGDDHLVAHNARFDMGVIQGACRATALLAPPYSYLCSLQVARRTYALESYRLPVAARAAGFEDFAHHEALADARACAAIVVHAASRHGAASIAGLAEASGVGMGRIGAPRTQTVMRASAAATPPIDWA